GGATGCCCCAACACTTGCCGCACCAACACCGTCGCCACCTGATACGGCAGATTGCCCGCCATCTGGCTGCCCCGGGGCAGGCGATCCCATGGAATGTGGATCGCGTCCCCTACCACCACCGTCAGCCGCGGCGAAGGATAGCGGCGGCAGAGCTCGAAGGCCCAGGCCTGATCCAGCTCCCAGGCCACCACCCGATACCCCGCCGCCAGCAGCTCGCCGGTGAGGACCCCACCGCCGGGACCGATCTCGAGCACCAGATCAGAGCCGGGAGCCTGCTCCGTGGGCTCCACCGGCGGCAGCAGGAAGTCCAGCAGCGGGCGGCACAGGTGGCCGCCCACGAGATGGTGCTGGCCGAGGGATTTGTCGTAGCGCGGCATCAGGCCGCATAAGGTATCAGGATCGGAGCCCTCCGCGGCTGCTACAATCCCAGGCCTTGCATAGATTCCGATGCATGGACCCAATCTCTAAAAGCCACTCTATGAGCCCCTATCCATGAGTCCCGTCAAATCCCGCGACCGCCGCAGCCGAGGCTCCGCCCGCCGCCGCGGCAAAGCCCAATCCGGATCCAAGTCCC
This genomic stretch from Acidobacteriota bacterium harbors:
- a CDS encoding rRNA adenine dimethyltransferase family protein, with translation MPRYDKSLGQHHLVGGHLCRPLLDFLLPPVEPTEQAPGSDLVLEIGPGGGVLTGELLAAGYRVVAWELDQAWAFELCRRYPSPRLTVVVGDAIHIPWDRLPRGSQMAGNLPYQVATVLVRQVLGHPGRIPRAAVLVQKEVGERLVAKPGDKPYGALSVHAAASARVRWLGKVKKGSFFPPPKVDGAFVGFELR